Part of the Catalinimonas alkaloidigena genome is shown below.
ACTTTGGGTGGGCACAGACCAAGGTGTTTTTGTGTATCAAAAAAAATCATTTCAGTTTTTAGCATCCACTCAAGATTTTCATATCAGGAAGATGATTAAGCTAAAAGGAGAAAAGCTTCTTCTGGCTACTGATGCAGGACTGTTTACCGCCTCGGCGAATGAGTCTGATATTCATCAGGTGGCCGCGTTGGAAGGAGTACATTATATTTCTGATTTGCTGATTTTTCAGGAAAAGCTCTGGGTTTCCACCCGTGAAGAAGGGATCTATACGCTTGATACTGAAAATTTATCAATCTATACACATCTTGCCCATGCACCCGAAGATCCGCGAAGTCTAAATGCCAATGATGTGCTTTGTATGCTCAGTACTTCTGATGAGAATCTTTGGGTAGGCACCGACTTGGGAGGACTGCATCTTTTGGATTCTACCGGCACTGGCTTTATCCATTATACGAGTGATAGCAGAGCGGAAAACAGCCTGAGTAGTAACAATATTCTCACCCTCTTTGAAGACAAAGACGAGAATCTATGGATAGGAACTAACTATGGAGGGCTGAACTTCTCGGCTAAAGATGAATTTTTCCATTATTACAAAAGTAACCCCTATCATTATCGCAGCAGTTCTGTGCATGCCATTCTTCAGGATAGTAAAGAGCGGTTATGGGTGGGCAGTGGGGGTAACGGACTGACTGTGATGTCTCAGGATGGTAAACTTCTGGCCACCTACAGCAGAGAGGCTGAAAAGAAGAAGTATCGACTGGAAGGAAACACCATTCAAACTCTGGCTGAAGATCATCAGGGCCGTATCTGGGTGGGGATGTATGAACGCGGAATAAACGTCATTGAGCCGGGTAGAGGTGTGATCAAAACTTTCAGAGCAAGAGCGGATGGAGGTTTACAGCATGATGATGTTCGTAACATTTTGATAGATGAGCAAGCTCGCATCTGGATTGCTACCAAGGGAGGAGGCTTGCATACCTATAGTCCTGATCATAAGGATATTGTACCTGTCAACTTGCTGGGGAGCGATACGCAACAAACCGAAATGCTTATCTGGTTATATGAAGGTGATGATGGCAATTTGTGGCTTGGTAATTATGAAGGAAAGGCTTATTTCATCACTCCTGATCGTACTTCTAAGGAGTATCAACTCCAACCAGCACCCTGGAGTGCTTTACCTTCTTTCGTTACTGCCCTGCAGGAAGATCAGCACGGTAATTACTGGATTGGTACCTGGAATGACGGAGTTTATTATTGGGATACACAGCAAAGTCACCTCAAGCACTACGAACAGCACAAAGGCTTAAAAGATACTAAAATACGTGCTGTTTTAGGTAGTGAGGCCGCTGACCTTTGGATAAGTACCAGCAGTGGTTTAGCAAAATACCATGCTGAGAGCGATACTTTCAAATGGTTTGATAACAGTTCCTCACTTCGGTATACAGACTTCCTGTTTGGCGCATCTTTTCAGTCTGCGGATGGTACTTTTTTCTTTGGCGGTGGACAGGGGCTCTATGCGTTTCAATCTGAAAAAAAATATGAAAAAACTCAAACCCACGCTGTCTTCCTGAATGGCTTAAAAATAATGGGCAAACAGGTGGAAGCGGGTACTACTTTGCTGCCTCAGCATATTGCATTTGCAGATTCTATAAACCTTTCACATGAGCATTCAGTGTTCACCATTGACTTTGTCGCCTCACAGTATCCAAGAGCAGGGCAGCAGCAATATGTGGTAAAACTTGAAGGTTTTGAGGATGAATGGCGTAATATAGGTAGCGAAACTTCGGCGACTTTTACCAATATTAAACCAGGAAAATATCTCTTTCGGGTAAGAATACTGGGTGAAAATACCGCTACTGAAAAGCAGGAAGCTTCTATAAAAATCATCGTTCATCCCCCTTTCTGGCAGACACCCGCAGCTTTTTTTCTTTATTGCCTGGCGCTGCTTTTTATCATTTATCTGGCCAGAAGGTTCACCATCGCCCGCATTCAGCTTAAAAACGATCTGATACAGGAGAGAAAAGAAAGAGAAAGAGAGGAAGAAACCCACCAGATGAAACTCAACTTTTTTACCGGTCTATCTCACGAATTTCGTACACCGCTGATGCTGATCATTAACCCTTTGGAAAAATTGTTGAAAGATAAAAAAAGTGATGCTTTGAGAGTGGGTAGAAAAGAAGCGGTGATGATGGAAAGAAACGCCAAGCGCTTACTTAGGTTGATCAATCAGTTACTTACTTTCCGTAAACTGGAAACTTCGCATGATGAACTTCACCTGGCAGCATATGAGGTAGAACCTTTTATCAAGCATGTATTCCAATATTTTGATGATCTGGCAGATAGGGAGCACATTGCCTTTCGTTATGTTATCAAAGCTGGGCTTCCTCAAATCTACTTTGATCTTGAGAAGATGGAAACTGTGCTTTATAACTTATTATCCAATGCTTTTAAATTTACCCCTGCTGATGGTAGTATTAGTGTTTCTGTAGATACAGGCTATGCCGGCGCTGCTGAAGAAGAAGCGCTGTTTATTAAAGTTGAAGATAATGGAATCGGTATTCCTCAACACCTGCAGCAGTATATATTTGACCGGTACTATCAGGTGGATGAGCACCATATGAATGGAAATAGCGGTACGGGTATTGGCCTGGCGCTAGTGAAAAAAATCGTTGAAATGCATGGTGGAGCTGTGAGCGTACAAAGCCAGGAAGGTCGTGGAAGCTGTTTCACGGTTAGCTTACCACTTAAAAAGCAGCCGGAGAACACCATTGATCCTCAGCCTGAGGTGATGGTGGACAATAATATGCCATTGCTGCCTGTAGAGGCTATTTTTCACGCAGATGGAGAGCTGGACTCTTTAGAAGATAATCATAAACAATCCTCCCTGTTATTGGTAGATGATAACGATGAAATAAGGTCCTATTTAAAATCTGCTTTCTATCCTGTTTTTTCCATATTAGAAGCACGCAACGGCCAGGAGGCGCTACATTTATTATCTGAGCACAAGCCTTCACTAATAATCTCTGATGTGATGATGCCCGAAATGGACGGAATTTCATTCTGTAAAAAAGTAAAATCCAATCCTGATACTCATCATATTCCTCTGATCCTGCTCACTGCCCGCAGTGGTGAGGAGAGTATGCTGCAGGCGCTTCGCGCCGGAGCAGATGATTATCTGGAGAAACCGATTCAACTGGAAGCGCTTCAGTTAAAAGTAAAAAATACGCTCGCATACAGAGAAGAGGTAAAAAAAGAATTAAGTAGAGACCTGATACCTGATCCTCAGACAGAAACACATCAGTCGTCTGATCAGGAGTTTCTAGAAGCCGCTATGCAGGTAGTTGAGCAGAATATAGAAAATGCTGAATTTAGTGTGGAGGGTTTTGCTGCTACTATGGGGGTGAGCAAAACTCACCTCTATAAAAAGCTCAAAGGTCTTACCGGCTTATCTGCCAATGAGTTTACCCGTAGTGTACGCTTAAAGAAAGCTACTTCACTACTGAAACAGGAACGCTGGAGTGTGTCAGAAGTAGCTTATATGGTAGGCTTTAATAACCCTAACTACTTCTCTAAATGTTTTATCCGTGAATATGGCATCGCACCATCAAAGTTTGAGTCCCCCCAGCATAAGTTGGAAGATGAGTAATTGTATGATTTTAGCTTTGATTCATATGAATAATTAAAGCTAAAATGATTTATACTATTTTTTTGAAGATTCATTTCCTTTCTCCTTTCATTAATCTCATAATATGCCGAGGATTGAAATGGACAAATGTTATGATCAGGGAAAAGGAAAGAAAAAAAAAATCAGAAAAGAAAACACTGCGTAAAGCGTTTATTCTTGAAGTCTTTTTTTATCTGATGATTGTCATATTTTTTGTGCTTTCCTTTTACTTCCTTCTGTGAAGTAAAGGTTAGTCAATCACACCTGTAAATTTATTTTCAAACTTAATTAGCTAAGTAAAACCAATGTGGACTAAAATCATATGCTTGTTTTTATGTGTCTTTGCAGTCAATAGCCTGAATGCACAATCTCCCGAAAAGAAAGCACTCTTTATCATTGTGGATGGCATTTCTGCCGATGTCATAGAAAAGATCAACACCCCTCATCTGGATGATATTGCAAGTGCAGGTGGTTATACTCACGCCTATGTGGGAGGTGAAAAGGATGCTTATTCCGAAACACCTACTATCTCTGCAGTAGGTTATAACAGCCTGCTGACTGGCACCTGGGTCAATAAACATAATGTATGGGGCAATAGCATTAAAAAACCTAATTATCAGTATTGGACGTTATTTCGCTTTCTGAAAGAACAATACCCTGAAAAAGAAACGGCTATCTTCTCCACTTGGCTGGATAACCGGACTAAACTGGTGGGCGAAGGATTGGAGGCAACAGGAAACCTACAGTTAGATTATGCCTTTGATGGTTTTGAACATGATACCGTACAGTTTCCTCACGGAAATGACAGAAAATATATACACCTGATTGATGAACATGTTACTGATGAGGCGGCCAGCTATGTCAAAGTAGAAGGGCCTGATCTGTCATGGGTATACCTGGAATACACTGATGATATGGGCCATCAGTTTGGCGACAGTCCGCAAATGTACGATGCGGTGGAAGTAGCCGATGATCAGATCGGAAGAATCTGGAATGCTATTCAGTACAGGGAAGAGAACTACGATGAAGACTGGCTGATTGTCATCACTACTGACCATGGTCGGGATGCGGAAAGTGGTAAGCATCATGGTGGGCAGTCAGACAGGGAGCGCTCTACCTGGATCACTACAAACGCTAAAAATCTGAATGCCTATTTTAAAAATGGTGTGCCGGGTGTAGTATCTATTTTCCCCACCATTGCCCGCCATATGAATCTGGAAATTCCAAGAGCGCAGGCGATGGAAATTGATGGCGTACCTTTGACAGGAGAAGTTTCATTGGCTAATCCAACTGCAAAATTGGAGAATGAGCAAATTGAGCTGGGATGGGAGGCTATGGAGAAAAAAGGGAATGTGAAAGTCTGGCTCAGCACAACCAACCATTTTAAGGAGGGGCGTGAAGATGAATATACATTGATAGGAGAAGTGCCCCTGAGTAAGGAAAAATATAGCTTTGATGCAGGCAACAAGCCTTCTTCTTTTTATAAGATAGTACTAGAAGGCCCCCATAACTTTGTGAATAAGTGGGTAGTTCTGGAAGAAGAAGAGTTGTAAAAGAATATTTTGCTTGATGAGTAGAACGACTCAACAGAGTCGTTCTACATAAAAGCTTACTGTTTAGAGGCAACAAACGACTCCCACGACGCTAGCTGATGTCCTTTGAGTACGCGGGGAAACTTATGCTGGCCTCCTACTTTGCCCTCCATTTTCATCCAGTTGAGAAATACATCGTGGTGTAGAATGGTGGTTTTGACTTCTTTAAGTGCTGCACTACGTTCCGTGCGGTAATCATCATTGAGATATTTCAAATACTCATCTAGTTTTTGCCTCACATATTCTTCACTCACTTCTTTGTCGATGGCCAGGTACCAATGATGGGCAAAAAGATTATTATGCTTGACACCTGCTACCGTGTATTCATTAATTTCTGCATTCAATTCTTCAGAAAGCATCTGGATAGCATGGTTCATATTATCTACCGATAAATGCTCCCCGCATAAGCTCAGAAAGTGCTTGGTACGTCCGGTAATTACAATTTGGGTGTTCTGTACATCGGTAAACTTAATGACGTCGCCAATAAGGTAGCGCCAGGCTCCCGCACAGCTGCTGAGCAATAGGGCATATTCTTTACCTTCTTCCACCTGATGGATCATCAGCGTTTCCGGATGAGCTACCAGTTCGCCATCAGCCCTAAAATTACGCTCGTTGAAAGGGATAAACTCAAAGAAAATTCCGCTGTTGAGCATCATTTCCATAGAGCTGACATTAGGCTTGCTTTGAAAAGCGATAAACCCCTCGGAAGCCAGGTAAGTCTCAATGTAAGTGAGAGGTCGAGCAGTCAGGCGTTCAAAGCTTTTCAGATAAGGTGTCAGCGATACGCCGCCGTGGATGAAGATGCTCAGGTTGGGCCAGATGTCATGGATGGTATTCAGGCCGTAATGATCTATGATTTTTTCCAGCAGCATCTGCAGCCAGGCCGGTACACCTACAATGACTCCGATATCCCATTTGTAAGCATTCAGCATAATCTCATCCAGCTTCTTGGCCCAGTCTTTCTCCTTAGAAATTTTATGGCCAGGCTTATAAAAGCTGTAAAACCAGTAAGGCATCCGCTTACAGGTAATGCCGCTCAGGTCACCTTCATAACTATATTTATTTCTGTTCAGAGCAGTACTCCCTCCCAGCATGAGTATCCCTTTTTGAAACAAGCTTTCCGGCAAATCATACTGATTGAGCGAAAGAATCTGCCGAACACTCACCTTATTGATGGCCTTAAGCATATCTTTTGTAATAGGAATGTATTTGGAAGCAGCTTCCGAGGTCCCTGAACTGAGCGCAAAGTATTTGACACGTTCCGGCCAGCTGATGTCCTTTTGTCCCTCACGGCTCAGGTGCCACCAGTCAGCGTGCATTTTGTTATAGTCATGGATGGGCACGGCTTGCTTATAGGCAGAATAAAAAGCGTCAGGGGCTAAGGAGTGAAACTGGTCAAGCAATTGTTCAAAATGATAACATTGACCGAATTGGGTATGACGAGCGGTAAACAAAAGATATCGGAGCTGCTCTTTTTGCAGGCTAAAGGGGTGCTTGTAATGATGCTCAACAGCTTGTCTCAATTGAAGCCCTTTCTTCACCAGTTTTCCTAAAATGGGCATGGGTCTTAAGTTGTATGTAGTATCTATTTACACAATTTTAAGGCCGATTTAAATAGTTATTTGTTATTAATTCATTAACAATTTTATATTTAAGTGAGGTTTAGTCTGAAGATTAGCCTAATATACATTTAATAGAGACATGATTTTTGATAATCTCAAATAATAAGATAAATTCACTGTGATCTCTTTTTCTTTTTTATAAAGCTAAAATTTTGAAACCTAAAAAGTCACGATAGCGTTAGCGAAGTACCAAAACAGTCCATGATCAGGAAACTTATCCATATCATCTTAAGTATGATTTTGCTTCTCTCCACTACCGGGGTAGCCATCAGCAAGCATTACTGCGGGGGCGAGCTATCGGCTGTGGAAGTGGGGCATGAGAAAATGAGTTGCTGTGATGAGCCAGATGATATGCCGGAAGACTGCTGTCATGATGAGCAACTCACCTTTTTAGTTGAGCAAGACTTTCAGCTTTCCGCTTTTCAGTTTGACTGTTTTGCGCTGGCCGTGACTGCCCTCTTACCTTACCTGGATTTGTCTGCCCTCTTTGATGAGCAAAAGGCAAATGTAACTGAATTCAAACTTTATCTTTCTCCTCTCATTGCGCAGGATATTCCAGTGTTGCTGCAATCCTTTCTGATTTAGGCCATGTCCGAATCCATTTTACTACAGTATGAGCCTGCATAGGTGTCATCCCTTTGTCGTTTTTGGAATTATTGATCGGAAATGAAAGATGTTAAATCAACTGATTAAGTTTTTTCTGTACAACCGTCTGGTGACGGTACTCATATTGCTTTTTCTGCTGGGCTGGGGAATCGTAACTTCTCCCTTTGATCTGGGATTTGGTTTTCTGCCTCAGGACCCCGTAGCGGTAGATGCTATTCCGGATATTGGCGAAAATCAGCAGATTGTCTTTACCGAATGGAAAGGGCGTTCTCCGCAGGATGTGGAAGATCAGATCACCTATCCACTTACTACTGCCATGCTGGGTATGCCCGGTGTAAAGACCATTCGCAGTTCCTCAGCCTTTGGCTTTTCAAGCATCTACATCATTTTTGATGAAGATATTGAGTTTTACTGGAGTCGCTCCCGCATACTGGAGAAGCTCAATGCTTTACCTACGGGTACGCTGCCTGATGGTGTACAACCTTCATTGGGGCCGGATGCTACTGCGCTGGGACAGATTTACTGGTATACGCTGGAAGGAAGAGATGAGCAGGGAAATGTGACTGGCGGCTGGGATCTGCAGGAGCTTCGTTCAGCGCAGGATTATCTGGTACGATATGCACTGGCTTCAGCCGAAGGTGTATCTGAAGTGGCTTCTGTTGGTGGATTTATAAAAGAGTATCAGGTAGAAATTGATCCTGATGCGCTTAAAGTGCACGGAGCAACGCTGGCGCAGGTGGCTGAAAGTGTGCGTAATAGCAACCTGGATGTAGGCGCAAGAACTTTGGAGATCAATAATGCGGAGTATTTTGTAAGAGGCTTAGGCTATATTGAAAAGCTGGAAGACCTGGAGAATGCGGTGGTAAAGGTAGAAAACAATACCCCGATACGGATCAAAGATGTGGCCCGGGTACAGTACGGACCGGCAAGCCGCCGTGGAGTGCTGGACAAAGCGGGGGCAGAAGCAGTGGGAGGCGTAGTAGTGGCTCGCTATGGTTCTAATCCTCTGGAAGTGATCAACAACATAAAAGAAAAGATTAAGGAAATAGAAGGCGGTTTGCCCACCAAAACTTTGGATGATGGCACAGTCTCTCATATAGAAATCGTTCCTTTCTACGATCGTACCCAACTCATACAGGAGACTTTAGGGACCCTGGAAGAAGCACTGTCGCTGGAAATCTTAATTACTGTCATTGTCATCATTGTGATGGTGGTCAACCTGCGGGCTTCACTGCTGATTTCCGCTTTGCTGCCGCTGGCGGTACTCATGTGTTTTATTGCCATGCGTTACACCGGGGTAGTGGCTAACATCGTTTCCCTTTCCGGTATTGCCATTGCCATTGGTACAGTGGTAGATGTGGGAATTATCCTGTCTGAAAATATCCTCAAGCATATTGAGGCCAATCGCAATACTGGTAAGTCCTATCTGGATATTGTCTATGAAGGTACAATAGAAGTAGCCTCCGCCATCGTGACGGCAGTAGCTACCACCATCATCAGCTTTATTCCGGTATTCAGCCTGCAGGCAGCCGAAGGTAAGTTGTTCACCCCCCTGGCTTTTACCAAAACGTATGTGCTGGCGGCATCGGTATTTATCACGCTCATCATCATGCCTACCTTCGCGTACTGGTTCTTTTCTATCAGAATTCAAAAGAAAAAGCTCAGTATGAGCATCAACCTGCTGATTACAGTAATAGGTTTGGTGGCCTTAGTTTTCGGCTTAGTGTGGGCAGGCGTATTTCTAATATTGATAGGGGCAGTAAATTTCCTTGCCGCCTGGGATCATCCTAAATTCCTGTGGGCCTCTACCTATCGGCTGTGGATCAATATTGGCATCACGCTGGCGCTGATTACCTTCTGGCTTACTGTGGAATGGTTACCTTTGGGAGCTGGTGTTAGTCTGTTACTCAATTTTATCTTCGTTATTTTAGGGATTGCGCTTATTCTGGGAAGCTTCCTTTTGTTTTATCATTACTATACCCCTATTCTGCGCTGGTGTCTCAGGCACAAAGCAGTATTTCTTGTTATTCCAGCGACACTGGTGCTGTGGGGAGCAGTGATATGGCAGGGGGTAGATGGCGTGTTTGGTGCCATTACCCGCGGACTGGAAAAGGTAAATGTAAACATGCGTGGGACTGAATTTTACAGTGATCTACAGCATGCTTTCCCTGGAATAGGAGAGGAATTTATGCCCGCCCTGGACGAAGGTGCTTTTCTGCTAATGCCTACCTCCATGCCCCATGCCGGAATTGAAGAAAATAAAGCCACCCTGCAGAAACTGGATATGCTGGCCACCGCTATTCCCGAAGTGCAGTCGGTGGTGGGAAAACTAGGAAGGATAGAGTCACCTTTAGATCCTGCGCCTATCTCCATGTATGAGAATATCATCAATTATAAAAGCGAATATCTGACTAACGAAAACGGTCGGCGTATACGCTTCCGTACCGATGAGGATGGAAATTACCTGATGCAAAAGGAAGACACATTAGTCGCCATTTCCGCAGAAGAAGCCCCTTATATAGATACTGAACTGTTGATTCCCGATGAAGATGGGAAGTATTTCAGGCAGTGGCGAGATGCGATACAGTCTCCTGACGATATCTGGGGTGAGATTGTCAAAGCTACCCGCTTACCCGGCGTGACTTCAGCACCCAAACTACAGCCGATAGAGACCAGACTGGTAATGCTACAAACCGGTATGCGTGCGCCTATGGGTATCAAAGTGAAAGGGCCTGACTTAAAAACCATTGAAGCTTTTGGTTTGGAACTGGAAGGCTATCTCAGAGAAATACCGGCAGTTAAAGAAGAAGCGGTCTTTGCCGAAAGAATTGTAGGTAAGCCCTACATGGAAATCCGGATTGAGCGGGAAAAGATTGCTCGCTACGGACTGAGTATTCAGGATGTGCAGAATTACATAGAAGTGGCGATAGGGGGGATTCGCTTGAGTACCAGCGTAGAGGGCAGGGAACGCTATCCTATACGGGTGCGCTACCCCCGAGAGTTGCGGGATGATCCTGAGAAGATCATGCAAATCCTGATACCTACCCCTTCCGGCAGCCAGATACCTTTGGGTGAATTGAGCAGCATTGATTATGTGCAAGGGCCACAAATGATCAAAAGTGAAGATACTTTTCTGGTGTCTTATGTGCTTTTTGACAAACGTACTGGCTATTCTGAAGTGGAGACAGTAGAAGCGGCTCAAGCCTATTTACAGCAGAAAATAGACAGCGGTGAACTGGAAGTACCCGCCGGAGTCAGCTACCGCTTTTCTGGTAGCTACGAAAACCAGATCAGGGCAGCGCAAAGGTTAAGCATCGTCATACCTGTTTGTCTTCTGGTAATTTTCCTGATTCTTTACTTTCAGTTTCGTTCGGTAACTACTACGCTGATGGTATTCAGTGGGATCGCGGTGGCATTCGCCGGAGGATTTATCCTGATCTGGCTATATGGCAATGAGTGGTTTTTCAACTTTTCTCTCCTGGGAACCGACATGCGCGATCTGTTTCAGGTCAAGACAATCTACCTCAGCGTGGCCGTCTGGGTAGGTTTCATTGCGCTCTTTGGCATCGCTACTGACGATGGTGTACTGATCGCTACTTATCTGGATCAATCCTTTGACAGAAACCGAACTAAAACAATTCCTGAAATCAGAGCTGCGGTAGTGGAAGCCGGTCAAAAGAGAGTACGTCCTGCGCTGATGACCTCTGCTACGACATTGCTGGCCTTGCTACCGGTACTTACCTCCTCAGGCCGTGGTTCTGATATCATGATTCCTATGGCCATTCCCATCTTCGGAGGGATGTGTGTTGCGCTGATCACGCTTTTTGTTGTACCTACCTTGTATTGTTGGAGGGAAGAGAAGAAAATTCAAGGATCAAAGTTGAAAGTTTAAAAATTGAAATAAGAAAATGAATAAGGATTATACAAAGATGCTGGCGTTACACCAGAGACTTCAGGCCAAACTTAATAACTTCATTACAGCTATCTCTAAAAGCGCAAAGAAATGAACGCTCTCAACACATTATTTTTCCCTTTACTTCTACTTATTTCACTTACAATGACGATAGAAGTTAAAGCGCAGTCCTTATCAGAGTATATGAAAGTTGGTGCTGAAAACAACCCCAGCTTAAAAGCAAAATATCAGGAGTATCTGTCCGCATTAGAGAAAATTCCGCAGGTAGGCGCATTACCTGATCCCAGACTGAGTTTTGGCTATTTTATCAATCCTGTGCAAACCCGGGCAGGAGATCAGGTAGCACGTATCTCTTTGGAGCAAATGCTGCCTTGGTTTGGAACATTGAAGGCGCGCAAAGATGCAAGCTCGCAAGAAGCCAAAGTGCGCTTTGAAGAATTCATGAGGCTGCGTAATGAGCTCTATTTTGATGTGAAGAAGTCCTACTTCCAGCTTCACAATATCCAACAGGATATCAGGCTTAGTAAGGAGAATATTGAAATTCTTAAATCATACGAACAGATAGCTACCCAGAAATATGAAAATGATCTCAGTACGATGGTAGATATCTTAACAATACAAATGCAAATCAGAAATGAACAGAATAAACTGTTTACACTGGAAGAAAATCTTACTGCTCAGTATGCTCAGCTAAACGCACTGCTCAACAGAGCTCCTGATGCGGTTGTGGAAACCCCTGAAGGTTTGCCTTTATCTTTTGATTTGATGAACATAGATAGCTTAAGGGCTCAGGTGCTGGAAAACCATCCTTCTTTGAGTATCCTTAGAGAAGAAAGTGAGTTGCTGGCCCTGGAAGCACGCCTTGCGGATCTAAGCAGCAAGCCGGAAATTGGCATAGGCCTGGACTACGGGTTCATGAGAGCGCGAACAGACATGGAAGTACCTGATAACGGAATGGATATGATCATGCCTATGGTAAGCCTGTCAATCCCTGTGTTTAATAAAGGAAAGTATACTGCCTCCCTTCAGGAGGTGAAGTTCAGGCAGGAAAATAATGTGTTGGCTACTGAATCTCAGCGGAATGAGCTGATCGCTACTTTGGAAGCAACGCTCAGCGATTATCAGATTGCTCAAAATAAAGTTAAGCTTTATGAAGCGCAGATTGAAAGCACTCAGCAGGCAATCAGCATACTGAATAGTGCGTATGAAACTAACAGTGAGAACTTTGAAGATGTACTGGAATTCCAGATTCAACTACTGGAGTACAGAATCATGCTGAATGAGGCGTTGACAGCAGCAAGGATTGCACTTGCCAGGCTGGAGGCACTCACCGCAGTAGAACTAATAATGAATAATGATCAATGAAAAAAAAATAAAAATATATACAAGATGAGAAATACATTATATCCAGGCTTCGTAGCCTTAATGCTGCTCATGGTGGCATGCAACTCTTCCCGCCAGGAGGAAGGTGGTGAGACTTCCGAGCAGGGCAATGCACCGCAAGAGGAGCAGAGTGGCCCCCTGAGTAAAGTAGTACTGAAAGACCTGGAAGGCAATGCCATCAACCTAAATGATTATGCTGAGAAAACC
Proteins encoded:
- a CDS encoding GH3 family domain-containing protein, with translation MPILGKLVKKGLQLRQAVEHHYKHPFSLQKEQLRYLLFTARHTQFGQCYHFEQLLDQFHSLAPDAFYSAYKQAVPIHDYNKMHADWWHLSREGQKDISWPERVKYFALSSGTSEAASKYIPITKDMLKAINKVSVRQILSLNQYDLPESLFQKGILMLGGSTALNRNKYSYEGDLSGITCKRMPYWFYSFYKPGHKISKEKDWAKKLDEIMLNAYKWDIGVIVGVPAWLQMLLEKIIDHYGLNTIHDIWPNLSIFIHGGVSLTPYLKSFERLTARPLTYIETYLASEGFIAFQSKPNVSSMEMMLNSGIFFEFIPFNERNFRADGELVAHPETLMIHQVEEGKEYALLLSSCAGAWRYLIGDVIKFTDVQNTQIVITGRTKHFLSLCGEHLSVDNMNHAIQMLSEELNAEINEYTVAGVKHNNLFAHHWYLAIDKEVSEEYVRQKLDEYLKYLNDDYRTERSAALKEVKTTILHHDVFLNWMKMEGKVGGQHKFPRVLKGHQLASWESFVASKQ
- a CDS encoding alkaline phosphatase family protein, which produces MWTKIICLFLCVFAVNSLNAQSPEKKALFIIVDGISADVIEKINTPHLDDIASAGGYTHAYVGGEKDAYSETPTISAVGYNSLLTGTWVNKHNVWGNSIKKPNYQYWTLFRFLKEQYPEKETAIFSTWLDNRTKLVGEGLEATGNLQLDYAFDGFEHDTVQFPHGNDRKYIHLIDEHVTDEAASYVKVEGPDLSWVYLEYTDDMGHQFGDSPQMYDAVEVADDQIGRIWNAIQYREENYDEDWLIVITTDHGRDAESGKHHGGQSDRERSTWITTNAKNLNAYFKNGVPGVVSIFPTIARHMNLEIPRAQAMEIDGVPLTGEVSLANPTAKLENEQIELGWEAMEKKGNVKVWLSTTNHFKEGREDEYTLIGEVPLSKEKYSFDAGNKPSSFYKIVLEGPHNFVNKWVVLEEEEL
- a CDS encoding HYC_CC_PP family protein codes for the protein MIRKLIHIILSMILLLSTTGVAISKHYCGGELSAVEVGHEKMSCCDEPDDMPEDCCHDEQLTFLVEQDFQLSAFQFDCFALAVTALLPYLDLSALFDEQKANVTEFKLYLSPLIAQDIPVLLQSFLI
- a CDS encoding hybrid sensor histidine kinase/response regulator transcription factor, with the translated sequence MIRLSSALFVIFFFNCLFNTTLTAQKLSFEAFTAEDGLSKNYIGSITQDNYGFVWIASSHGLNRYDGYSFRSYYHYPLDSSSLSHSSINTVFTDSNGQLWVGTALGLNLYDPTLDKFERIQELADRQIFTIYEDTQGVLWVGTDQGVFVYQKKSFQFLASTQDFHIRKMIKLKGEKLLLATDAGLFTASANESDIHQVAALEGVHYISDLLIFQEKLWVSTREEGIYTLDTENLSIYTHLAHAPEDPRSLNANDVLCMLSTSDENLWVGTDLGGLHLLDSTGTGFIHYTSDSRAENSLSSNNILTLFEDKDENLWIGTNYGGLNFSAKDEFFHYYKSNPYHYRSSSVHAILQDSKERLWVGSGGNGLTVMSQDGKLLATYSREAEKKKYRLEGNTIQTLAEDHQGRIWVGMYERGINVIEPGRGVIKTFRARADGGLQHDDVRNILIDEQARIWIATKGGGLHTYSPDHKDIVPVNLLGSDTQQTEMLIWLYEGDDGNLWLGNYEGKAYFITPDRTSKEYQLQPAPWSALPSFVTALQEDQHGNYWIGTWNDGVYYWDTQQSHLKHYEQHKGLKDTKIRAVLGSEAADLWISTSSGLAKYHAESDTFKWFDNSSSLRYTDFLFGASFQSADGTFFFGGGQGLYAFQSEKKYEKTQTHAVFLNGLKIMGKQVEAGTTLLPQHIAFADSINLSHEHSVFTIDFVASQYPRAGQQQYVVKLEGFEDEWRNIGSETSATFTNIKPGKYLFRVRILGENTATEKQEASIKIIVHPPFWQTPAAFFLYCLALLFIIYLARRFTIARIQLKNDLIQERKEREREEETHQMKLNFFTGLSHEFRTPLMLIINPLEKLLKDKKSDALRVGRKEAVMMERNAKRLLRLINQLLTFRKLETSHDELHLAAYEVEPFIKHVFQYFDDLADREHIAFRYVIKAGLPQIYFDLEKMETVLYNLLSNAFKFTPADGSISVSVDTGYAGAAEEEALFIKVEDNGIGIPQHLQQYIFDRYYQVDEHHMNGNSGTGIGLALVKKIVEMHGGAVSVQSQEGRGSCFTVSLPLKKQPENTIDPQPEVMVDNNMPLLPVEAIFHADGELDSLEDNHKQSSLLLVDDNDEIRSYLKSAFYPVFSILEARNGQEALHLLSEHKPSLIISDVMMPEMDGISFCKKVKSNPDTHHIPLILLTARSGEESMLQALRAGADDYLEKPIQLEALQLKVKNTLAYREEVKKELSRDLIPDPQTETHQSSDQEFLEAAMQVVEQNIENAEFSVEGFAATMGVSKTHLYKKLKGLTGLSANEFTRSVRLKKATSLLKQERWSVSEVAYMVGFNNPNYFSKCFIREYGIAPSKFESPQHKLEDE